One genomic region from Lates calcarifer isolate ASB-BC8 linkage group LG10, TLL_Latcal_v3, whole genome shotgun sequence encodes:
- the api5 gene encoding LOW QUALITY PROTEIN: apoptosis inhibitor 5 (The sequence of the model RefSeq protein was modified relative to this genomic sequence to represent the inferred CDS: deleted 1 base in 1 codon): MAVTIEDLYRNYGILADAKDNLSQHKDAYQVILDGVKGGPKEKRLAAQFIPKFFSSFPELADAAINAQLDLCEDEDVSIRRQAIKELPRFATGENILRVADILTQLLQTDDTAEFNQVNAALISIFKIDAKGTLGGLFSQILQGEDIVRERAIKFLSAKLKTLPEDVMTKEVEEYVFAETKKVLEDVTGEEFVLLMRMVSGLRVLQTVHGRQQLVELVVEQAFLEQALNPADPDTVDRLLQCTRQALPLFSKNVHSTRFVTYFCDHVLPNLSTLTSPVAELDIQLEVLKLLAEMSPFCGDMEKLEANLNMLFTKLLEFMPLPPEEVENGENSASEEPKLQFSYVECLLYGFHQLGKKLPDFLLDKVDAERLKDFKIRLQYFARGLQVYIRQLRVALQGKTGDALKTEENKIKVVALKITNNINVLIKDLFHNPPSYKSTVTLSWKPVQKTEAVAPKRPSGEEMGSGGSTKKQISPLPRRDARQIYNPPSGKYSASIGNFNYERGGFRGGRGRGFGARGNRSRGRIY, from the exons ATGGCGGTCACTATCGAGGATCTCTACCGTAACTACGGGATCCTTGCAGACGCTAAGGACAACCTCAGCCAG CACAAAGATGCCTACCAGGTAATCCTGGATGGTGTCAAAGGTGGCCCCAAGGAGAAGCGCCTGGCAGCACAGTTTATTCCCAAGTTCTTCAGCAGCTTTCCTGAACTGGCCGATGCAGCCATTAATGCTCAGCTTGATCTttgtgaagatgaagatgtgtCG ATTCGGCGGCAGGCCATCAAGGAGCTCCCACGGTTTGCAACTGGAGAGAACATCCTCAGAGTTGCAGATATTCTCACCCAGCTCCTCCAGACAG ATGATACAGCAGAATTCAACCAAGTGAATGCAGCGCTTATTTCTATCTTCAAGATAGATGCGAAGG GTACTCTCGGAGGCCTCTTCTCTCAGATCCTGCAGGGAGAGGACATAGTGCGGGAAAGGGCTATCAAGTTTCTTTCAGCCAAACTGAAGACGCTGCCGGAGGATGTCATGAcaaaggaggtggaggagtacGTCTTTGCAGAGACAAAGAAG GTTCTGGAGgatgtgacaggagaggagtTTGTGCTTTTGATGCGCATGGTGTCGGGCCTGCGGGTGCTGCAGACGGTACACGGCCGGCAGCAGCTGGTGGAGCTGGTGGTGGAGCAGGCTTTCCTGGAGCAGGCTCTAAACCCAGCGGACCCCGACACTGTGGACCGCTTGCTGCAGTGCACACGTCAGGCCCTACCCCTGTTCTCT AAAAATGTCCATTCCACACGTTTTGTAACCTACTTCTGTGACCACGTGCTGCCCAACCTCAGCACCCTGACAAGTCCTGTGGCTGAGCTGGACATTCAGCTTGAG gtgctgAAGCTGCTGGCTGAGATGAGTCCGTTCTGTGGAGACATGGAGAAGCTGGAGGCCAACCTCAACATGCTGTTTACCAAGCTGCTG GAGTTTATGCCTCTGCCaccagaggaggtggagaatgGCGAGAACTCAGCGAGCGAGGAGCCCAAACTACAGTTCAGCTACGTAGAGTGCCTCCTCTACGGCTTCCACCAGCTCGGCAAGAAGCTGCCGGACTTCCTCCTCGACAAAGTGGATGCTGAGCGCCTCAAAGACTTCAAGATCAG GTTACAGTATTTCGCCAGAGGCCTGCAGGTTTACATCAGACAGCTGCGAGTTGCACTGCAAGGCAAGACAGGAGATGCTCTGAAGACAGAGGAG AACAAGATCAAAGTGGTGGCCCTGAAGATCACAAACAACATTAATGTCCTCATCAAG GATCTCTTCCACAACCCTCCATCATACAAGAGCACAGTCACTCTGTCCTGGAAACCTGTCCAGAAGACC GAGGCAGTAGC gcCGAAGCGCCCATCAGGTGAGGAGATGGGGTCTGGTGGgagcacaaaaaaacagatcTCCCCTCTGCCCCGGAGGGACGCACGGCAGATCTACAATCCCCCCAGCGGCAAGTACAGCGCCTCCATTGGCAATTTTAACTATG AACGCGGCGGCTTCAGGGGCGGCCGGGGACGAGGCTTCGGAGCCAGAGGCAACAGGAGCCGAGGCCGAATctactga